In Streptomyces sannanensis, the DNA window GACCGAATCCGAGGGAGTTGTCCGTGCCCTCGCGTACGGTCGTGCCATGGCGAACTCCGGCGACGTACGCAGAATCTCGCTCTCCCTGCCCGAGACGGCGGAGAAGCTCTCCTGGGGCATGCCCACCTTCCGGGTGGCAGGGAAGATCTTTGCCGCGCTCGGGGACGACGACGCCTCCATGGGCGTCAAGTGCCCCAAGGAGGACCGGGCCGAGCTGATCGCCTCGGAGCCGGACAAGTTCTTCATACGGGAGGGGCACGACGACGCGTTCGCCTGGCTCCGGGTGCGGCTCGCGGCCCTGGACGACGAGGAGGAGCTGTACGCCATCCTGGTCGACTCCTGGCGCCAGGCCGCACCGCGCAAGCTCCTCGACGCGCACCCGCACCTGGCCGGCTGATCCTCACCTCACGCGAGGCCGGTCCAGGGAAGTGTCGATGCGGGTACGGAGCGACCTCGCGTCCAAGCCGTGGGCGGCCAGGTGCTCGTCCATGTGTCCGTACCGCCGCAGCTCGCGTCGGCCCACGCCGAGGCCGAGCACCGGTGGGGTACGGCCGTCAGCGCAACATTGGCTGCCGCGGTGGAGGTACCGGCCAGATACGGCTCGACGATCACCACATTGGCCGTGCCTCCCCGCACCGCGGCGCGCAGGGCCTTGTCGCCGAAGGGGCGTACGGTCGCCGCGTACAGCACCGTGACGTCCAGACCCTCGGTCGCCGCGAGCCCGTCGTCCAGCATCGGCCCGACCGCGACCACGACCCCGGACGGGCCCTCGCGCACAGTCAGGAAACCAGCCCCGGTGACCGGCTGCGCACGCTTGTTGGCCTGCAGCGACAGCTGTAGGTACACCCGGTCGTCCCCGGCCACCGCGTGCCGCAGCAGGGTCTCCGCCTCGTCGGGGTGGCCCGGCACATGGACCGTACAGCCATCCAGAGTGTCCAGCAGGGTCACATCGCCCGGTGCCATATGGGTGAAGCCGCCCGCGGGCCAGTCGTACGAAGCCCCCGCACTGACCAGCACCCCGCCGACGCCCTGGTGGCCGAGCTTCAGCTTCACCTGCTCGAACGGCCGCTCGACCAGAAAACTGGCGAAGGTGTGCATCAGCGGCCGCATTCCGGCGAGCGTCAGCCCTCCGCCCGCGCCGATCAGCGGCTGCTCGCGGATCCCCACATTGATCACACGGTCGGGGTGCCGTCGCAGCGCCCCTCGAAGCCGTCCTTACTGATCTCCGCCAGTACGACGGCGAGCCTGGGATCCTCGTCGAGCAGCCGGGTCGTGGTGGAAATGAAGCCCTCGCGCATGGTGTCCATGACAGTCCTCTCGGGCTCGGTCAGTTCTTGGGCTCGACCCGGGCGACCACGGCATGCGGCCGACCGGGATGGGGTGCGGTGAAGGCGGGGTACAGCGCCTCGTGATCACGCCCGTCGACGGTCGCGGCGGACCAGCCGGCCACCTCGAAACGCGCCGCGATCCCGCCGGGTCCGTCGTACGAGGCGGAGGAGTTGTCGATCACCAGTGTGTTCAGCTGCTCCAGCCCGGCCGGCGTACGCGATGGCCTCGTGATTGCTGCCCTCGTCCAGCTCGGCGTCGCCGATCAGCACCCATACCCGCGGATCCCCGAGCCCCTGGGCCCGCAAGCCCAGCACGGTGCCCACGGCCAGCGGCAGCGTTGCGGCGGGCCCGTGCTTCTCGTCGCCCGTCATCAGGGACATCAGTCGGGGCAGGTCCTCGAAACGGAGCGGGCCGGTGAGTGTTTTTCCGTGTCATGCCGTACAGCTTTCAACCTCACGCAGGATGGAGGCCAAACTCCCGGCGCGGCAGAAAAGCGGTTCACGACCACCCGATGAAGTGCGGTATTGTTCTCATGCGCGCCCGGCCAGGGGAAACCCCAGGTCAGACGGGCAACGGGACGTGGCGCAGCTTGGTAGCGCACTTGACTGGGGGTCAAGGGGTCGCAGGTTCAAATCCTGTCGTCCCGACAGTGATGTCGCACTTCAGGGGCCGTTTTCGAACGGCCCCTGAAGCGTTTTCGGGGCAGACGGGGAGTCCTCTCCCGCTCCCACGCTCCCAGCGCTCCCACCCACCCCGACCGGCGTCAATCTGGGGTTGACCAGGGTCGCCCCATCCGGTTGCTCCCCGGCCCGCAGACCAGCAGCGATGGCTTTGACTCGGTAAAGGGGCCGGCGCGCTCCCATCCGCCAAGTGTGGTCCTCGTCGCCGACCCTGTGCCGCTCGAAAAGTCGTCGCTGCAGGTCAGGCGGCGAATCGGTACTCGTTGATGAGGCCGCCGAGGATCCGGATACGCAGTGGTCTGTGGGTGTCGATGTCCATCGCGGCGGGCCGTTCCTGGGCATCGGGTGGTAGCTGGCTGCGGGCCTGGTGGGGGCGGTGCTCGTTGTAGTGACTCTGGTAGGCAGCGAGCACCTGTCGCGCGTGCGCTTCGCCCATGACGAGGACGTGGTCGAGGACTTCGCGCCGGATGCTGCCGATGACGCGCTCGCAGTGGGCGTTCATCCGAGGTGCCCGCGGTGCACTCTTGATCACGTGCAGTTCCTCGGCCTCGAAGACCGCGTCGAACGCCTCGCCGTACTTGCCGTCTCGGTCGCGCAGCAGGAATCGCAGGGAGTCCGTGCGCAGGCCGAGGTCGGCGGCGAGATTCCTCGCCTGCTGCACGGTCCAGTCCCGCGTCGGGTTGGCGGTGACGCCGGTGATGTGTAGGCGCCGGCTGCCGTGCTCGAGGAACGCCAGCGCGTACAACCGCCTGCCGAGCGCGGTGTCGATGTGGAAGAAGTCCGCCGCGATGATGCCCTCAGCCTGGGCGGTGAGGAACTCGCGCCAGGTCGGACCAGAGCGACGCGGTGCTGGCTCCACGCCCGCTGCGTGGAGGATCTCCCACACCGTCGAGGCTGCGATCTGGTTCCCCAGCCGAGCCAACTCGCCTTGGATTCGCCTGTGTCCCCATCGCGGATTCTCCCTGGCGAGTCGCAGGACGAGGTTCTTGATCGCCGCTGCGGTGGGTGGCCGACCGGTGCGCCTGCGCGCGCTGTAGTCCCACTTCGCAGCGATGAACCGACGGTGCCAGCCGAGCAAGGTACCCGGGGTGACCGGGAAGACGTCGCGCCAGCAATGCCGAGGTATCAGACCGGACAGGGCGGCAAACCAGAACCGGTCCGCTGGCTCGTAGCGGACTGGGCTGGCCAGGTGTCGGCGCAGGACCGCATTTTCGTGCCGCAGCACGAGTAGCTCCGCGTCCTTCGTCGCATCGCCGCGAAGCAGCACCGATGGGAGGGTGAGCAACTTCCGGGCCACTTTGTACAGCAAGGACATGATCACCCGAACATGCTTCCAGCCGACGAACCGTCACCGCTGCCACCAGCGTTGATGACTTTTCGAGCGGCACACCTTGGCACGCAGCGTGCCGGACGTGCCGTTGCGCGGATTACGGAACACCGTCGCGCCATGCTGGATGCGGATCTCGTTGGCACGCTCGAACTGGAAGTGTTCTTCGCGCTCAGCATGTCTCATGAGACAGACGTCTGATCACGAGTCACGTTCTTGGCCTGGAAGTTGGTGACGTCGGCGAGGGCCTAGGGAGTGCAAGTCCGCGAGGCTGGCTGACACAGCGGTGCCGCAGGGCCGATAGGGTGTTGCCGTGGAGTCATCTGGGGGCAACCTTGCGGTGAGAGCCGGCCTCGCGAGTTCCTTTTCGGTCGCCGAGGCTCAGCGGTTGATGGCCGCAGTTCCGGCAGACGTGGCCAACGATGTCTGGCGGGCGCGATGCACGTTCGTTCACTCGCACTTCCCCAAGCATGACCACGTGGGTAAGCATCCGGTTGTCCATCGGACCGCTGAGGAACAAGCGCGTCTGCTGCGGTCGATGGCGAGGTGCGTGCAGGACACCAGGTTTGCTGAAATGTGCCGGGACCTCGCCGCCGACGTGGTCACAGTCGAGGACAGACTGGTTGAGCTTGGCAGGGCCGATGAAGCCACTGGGATCCGAGCTCTGATGATCGGCCAACCGATGGAGTGGGTGGTCCAGGTCTGGAGACTCGCAGACGTAATGGACGAACTCCAAGCCCGGCAGAGGGCCTGGGGCATGAACCACCATCGCATTGCGCGCGTACTGAGGTCTACTCGCATCCCACTGTGGGTCGTCGGCGCGCTGGACGGAATCTCCCACGATGATCTCCGCGCGATGACTCCCGGCGAGTTGGTTGACCGTTCGGGTCTTGGAGAAGTCCGGTTGGAGGAGGCTGCGCGTGCGCTTGATCGCCTGCGGGCTCTTGCCTTGCTCGGCGTCGAGCCAGCGGACTGGAACGAGTTCCTGGAGAAGCTCGCGACGCGGCTTGAGGTCGCCGAGGCTAGCCAGTCGTCACTGGCTGAAGAAGTCGCAGTGCCGCCCCAGCCATGCCATCCACCGGGTGCACTGCTGATCGCGGAACCTCGGGTTCCTCGAGCGCCAGGCCATGCGGTCCCTCGACGTCCCATTCACAGGGGCCGCAGCCAGCTGCATCACCACGGAGGGCGCGGAGGGCGCCTGACCGTTTAGCTCGGCATGCCGGTCCTGCATGGTCAAAGGACCGAAGATGGACCCGAACACGATCATCGGCGGGGTCTCTGCTGTTGCCGCTCTGGGCTCTCTCGCCATTCAGCTCCACAATGCCCGTCGGAAGAAGTGCGGTGACGATGGCGTCAACCGCACGAACACGCAGCAGGCCCCAGCAACCGCCGACACGCTTCCGGATGAGGTGGGTGAGTCGTCAGCTGACGATGAGTAAGTGAGGACGGGGCTGCCCGCCGTTTGGCGGGCAGCCCCCTATCTCAGCTGGCCTCTGGCCTGGGTGTCCCGTCGCGGTGTAGGTGGCAGGTAGCGACTCGTTGACCTGCATGAATGCCAGATGGTTGGAGACTGCCGATGGCTGACGTTCTCAAACGGCCCGGCTTTCACGGAAGTCCCGCTCGCCGTGGAGACAGAGGTGTCCGGCGAGCGTCAGCCTCGCGACGACATTTGTACAAGACTGATAGCGGGCAGCGCAGGCATCGTTCCGTACATGGGACATGACGACGTCACGCACTTGCACGGGATGCATGTGGTCCACTCCGGCCCGCGGCAGGCGCCGCCGCTGGTGCTCATCCACGGATCGGGATTCTCGGGCGGCTCCTGGAGCCCGGTGGTGCCGGCACTCGCCGACCAGTATCACGTCATCCGAGTCGACCTCCCGGGTCACGGCCAGTCCTCGCCCGCGCCGTCGTACGACGTGCCCGAGCAGGTGGGCCGCTTGGCCGCGGTGCTCGATGAGCTCGGCCTTCGTCCGGTTGCCGTGGTCGGGCACTCCAGTGGTGGATACATCGCCACCGCGCTTGCCGAACAGCGCCCTGACCTGGTCGGTTCGCTCGCGCTGATCAGCAGCGGCCCGAGTCCCGACGCGTTCCTCCCGCAGCCCGTCCTCGGAGACCGATGAACGCGATCGACTCCGCTGCGGTGAGCGAGCGGTCCACGCCGTTGGTGGAAGCCGGCCCCGCAGCCGGGACGAGCATGGGACGGCTGCTGCGCCCGTACGTGGGGAGCTTCGCGGCCGTCGTGATCTTTCAGGTGATCGGCGCACTCGCCGGTCTCGCGCCCTTGCTGGCGGTCGTGGAGCTGGGGCGCACCCTGTTGAAGCCCGGCCCGATCGACCACGGCCACGTGTGGAACGTCGTGACCGTGGGCGCCGTCGGACTGCTCGTCCGACTGGTGTTCACGGCCGCGTCGTCCGCGATCGGGCACGTCCTCGACGGCGACGTGCAGCTGATGTTCCGTCGGCGGCTGGCCTCGAAGCTGGGACAGGTGCCGATCGGCTGGTTCTCGAAGCGCCGGACCGGCGAGCTTGCGAAGGTGGTGGGCGAGGACGTCACCGCGGTGCACCCGTTCATCGCCCACACCCCCGGTGAGCTGGTCTCCGCCTTCGTGGTCCCGCTGGCATCGCTGATCTACCTGTTCACCATCGACTGGCTGCTCACCCTGATCACGCTGATCCCGGTGGTCATGGCCATGGCCCTCGTCCCGCTGATGATGACCCCGACCCGGGTGCGCGAGCAGCAGGAGTTCGACGAGTCCATGGGGCGGATCTCCAGCTCCGTCGTGGAGTTCGTCCAGGGCATCTCGGTGGTCAAGGCGTTCGGCGGATCCGGGCGCGCCCACCGCAAGTTCATCACCGCCACGGACGACTTCGTCGCCACCTTCAACCGGTGGGTGCACGGCATCTCGCGGATCGCCGCGGGGATGCAGCTGGTGCTGTCGCCGCCGTTCGTCCTGCTGGTGGTGCTGATCGGCGGCTCGTCACTGATCACCAGCGGCGACCTGGACCCGGTCGATCTGCTGCCCTTCCTGCTGCTGGGGCTGGGCCTGACCGCTCCGGTGGCGGCACTCGGGCACGGCTTCGACGAGATGCAGGCCGCGGGGCGCGCGGCGGGCCGGATCAAGGAGGTCCTCGACGTCCAGCCACTGCCGGAGCCCGCGCAGCCGGTCAGGCCGCAGGGCCACCGGGTGGAGCTGCGGGACGTCCGCTTCGGTTACGAGGAGGACCGCGAGGTCCTGCGGGGGATCGACCTGGTGCTGGAGCCGGGGACGGTCACAGCGGTCGTCGGGCCGTCCGGGAACGGAAAGTCCACATTGGTCCAGCTGCTGCCGCGGTTCTTCGCCCCGACCCACGGCTCTGTCCTCGTCGGTGGTGTCGACCTGCGGGAGCTCGGCAGTCGGGAGCTCTACCGGACGGTCTCGTTCGTCTTCCAGGACGTCCGGCTGCTGCGCGCCTCGATCGCGGACAACATCGCCCTCGTCGTGCCGCACGCCGAGCTCGACGAGGTGGTGCGCGCCGCCCGGTTGGCGCACATCCACGAGCGGATCCTCGAACTGCCCCGGGGCTACGAGTCGGTGATCGGTGAGGACGCTGGCCTGTCGGGCGGCGAGGCCCAGCGCATCTCGCTCGCGCGAGCACTGCTCGCCGACAGCCCCGTCCTGGTGCTGGACGAGGCGACCGCCTTCGCCGACCCGCACACCGAACAGGCGGTGCGCCGTGCCCTGGCGACCCTGAGGGAGGACCGGACCACCCTGGTCATCGCCCACCGCCTGGAGACGATCGCCGATGCCGACACCGTCGTGATGCTGGCGGACGGACAGATCGTCGAGCGCGGCAGTCCCGCCGAACTTCTGCGCCAGAACGGGAAGTTCGCCAAATTCTGGCAAACGCAGCGATCGGCCGTCGCCGATGAGATCGAAGCCCACGGTGCCGTACTGCAAGGAGACGAGTTCCGATGATCCGAATGCTGCTGAGCGTGCTGGGACGCGAGTACGCGCAGCCGTTGCGACGCACCGTGACCCTCATGACGACCACCGCGGTGGCCGAGGGGCTGTCCTACGCACTGCTGGTCCCCGTGTTGCGGTCCCTGTTCGGGAGCACGCCCGATGACGTCTGGCCCTGGCTGATCGCGTTCGGAATCTCCATCGCGGTCTACGCCGCGCTGCGCTACATCAGCGACCTGTCCGGCTTCCACGTCGGTACCTCGCTGCTGCGCGGCATGTACCACCGCCTCGGCGACCACCTGGCCCGGCTGCCCATCGGCTGGTACACCCCGGGCCGCCTCGGTGAGGTGTCGGGCCTGGCGAGCCGCGGCGTGCTACAGGCGATGAGCGTGATCGCGCACCTGCTGGCGCCGTTCATCTCGGCCAGCGTGACCCCGCTGACCATCCTCCTCGTGATACTGGTCTTCAACTGGCAGATGGGCCTGGCCGCGATGGTGGCCATCCCGATCGTGGCGGCGATCCAGGTCTGGACGGCCCGCGCGACCGTCGCCGGCGACGCCGAGCGCGCCGAACTCGACGACGAGGCCACCGGACGGGTCATCGAGTACCTCCAGGCCCAGCCGGTGCTGCGGGCCGGCGGCCGCACCGCCGAGCGCTTCCGGCTGCTCGACGACTCGCTCCAGGACGTCCAGCGGGCGAACCGCCGCTCCACCCTGGCCGCGCTGCCCGGTGCGGTGGGCCTGGCCGTCACCGTGCAGGTGATGTTCACCGGCCTGCTGGCTCTGGGCGCCTACCTCGCGCTCGGCGGGAACATCGGTGTGCCGGAGGTCCTCACGATCCTGGTGTTGGCCGCCCGCTGCGCGGACCCGCTGCTCTCGCTGACGGATATCTCCGGCAAGCTCCGCGGCGCGCGCTCCGTGCTGGCGAAGCTCGACACGGTCCTGCGCACCGAGTCGCTGCCGCAGGCCGCCGAGCCGATCAGGCCGGTGAGCCACGGCGTGGAGTTCGACTCCGTCGCCTTCCGGCACGGCGACCGCAAGGTCATCGACGATGTCACGCTGTCCGTGCCGGAGGGGCAGCGGCTCGCCATCGTAGGCCCGTCGGGCGCCGGCAAGAGCACGCTGCTGCAACTGCTCGCGCGGTTCTACGACGTGGACGCCGGCGCGGTGCGTGTGGGCGGTGTGGACGTGCGCTCGATCGATCCCGAGGTGTTGATGGCGCAGATCTCCATCGTCTTTCAGAACGTCTACCTCTTCGACGGCACGATCGAGGAGAACGTGCGCCTCGGCCGTCCCGACGCCAGCGACGCCGAGGTGCGCGCGGCCGCCACCACGGCGCGGCTGGACGAGGTGATCGAGCGGCTGCCCAGCGGCTGGGAGACCAACGTCGGCGAGGGCGGTGCGGTGTTGTCCGGCGGCGAGCGCCAGCGCGTCTCGATCGCCCGGGCGCTGCTCAAGAACGCGCCCATCGTGCTGTTGGACGAGGTCACCTCCGCGCTGGACCCGGTGAACGAGGCCGCGATCCAGGAGGGCATCGAGCGGCTGATGGCGGGCCGGACCGTGCTGATGGTCGCGCACCGGATGCGGACCGTCCAGCGCGCCGACCGGGTCGTCTTCGTGGACGGGGGACGGGCCGTGGAGGAGGGCGGACACGACGAGCTACTGCGCCGCGGCGGCTGCTACGCCGAGTTCTGGAACATCGCCATGGCGCCGGTAGCGGGGGAGTGAGTCGAAGTGTCCGTCGATCCCGTCTCGCAGGATCGTCGCGTCGGAGCGTTCCGCCGCCTCGCGCCACGACCGTACGCCCGTGCCAGGGTGCTGCTGTTCCCGCACGGCGGCGGTAGCGCGAGCTACTACCGGTCGTGGGCGTCGGCGCCCTGGGACGTCGAGTTCCTCGCCGTCCAGTACCCGGGCTGGGAGGACCGCTACTCCGAATCCATGCCGTCGGACCTCCAGGAGCTGGCCGCCGCGGCGTCGGCCGACCTGTCGGCCGAGTGGCGGTCGCTGCCGACCGTCCTGTTCGGTCACAGCATGGGGGCCGTCACCGCCTACGAGGCCGCCCGCTGGCTGGAGGCGACGGGCCAACGGCCGGCCGCACTCATCGTGTCGAGGCACCCCGCCCCGGAGCTCACCCGGGCGGGCAAGGTCCACCTCGGCAGTGACGGGGAACTGGTCGAGGAACTGCGTCGCACCGAGGCGACGCACGTGGACATCCTCGACGACGCCTCGCTCGTCCAGGCGTTCCTGCCCGTCATCAGGAACGACTACCGGCTGGACGAGACGTACCGGTCCCTGCCCGGTCCACGGCTGCGGACCCCGGTCACCGTGCTGTACGGCGACCGGGATCCGGAGATCCTTCCGTGGGAAGCCGAGGGGTGGCGCGAGGCCACCGACGACTCGTGTGACGTGCGCACCTTCGAGGGCGGTCATTTCTACCTGGACGAACACCGCGATCCGGTCGTCGAATTCCTCACGGCGCACGCCCGCCGGGCGTCCGAGGAAGCGCCGGTCCCGTGGCTCTCCTCCCCGTGACGATCCGCCCGATTTCGCAGCTGAGACGAGGACAGTGATATCCGTGACCACGGAAACCCTGAACAACCACCGCATTGATTTCAAGATGAGTCCGCGAGACCTGATCAACATCGGAATCTTCGGCGCGATATACATCGTGACGATCGGAATCTTCAACGCGCTCGAATTCATCGGCCCGGCGATGACGCTGGTGTCGAGCTGGGCCAGCATCATCGCGGCGGGCGTGCCGTTCATGCTCTTCCTCACCCGGGTGAAGCATCCCGGCATGGTCACCGTGTTCGCCGTCATCGTGAACGGCTTCATGCTGCTCATCGGGAGCCCGCCGGTCACCCTCGTCATCGGGTTGGTGGCGGCGGCGGTCGCCGAGGCCGTGCTGTACGCGGGCCGGTACCGCTCGCGGAAGCTGAGCGTGATCGCCTACGCCGTGTTCAGTACCTGGTTCGCGGGGCTGTTCTTCCCGATGTACTACGCCCGTCAGGACTTCCTGACCAGCCCGTACATGAAGGGGATGGGCGACGACTACGTCCGGCAGCTCGACACCCTGCTGTCGCCGACCGTGCTGGCCGCCTTCGACGTGTCCACGCTGCTGTTCGGCCTGATCGGCGGCGCGCTGGGGCTTCGCCTGATGAACAAGCACTTCCGGAAGGCTGGACTGGTGTGAGCGGCACCCAGTGGCAGTTGAACCCGGCCGGACTGCGGCGACCCACCCCGGCGGCACCGGGCGGAAGCGCCGTACGCGGCGCGCTCGACCCCCGGACCGGGGTGGTGATCCTGCTGGCCGCGAGCATCGCCATCATGGGGCCTGGCGGAATACGGTACGTCCCGGCGGCCTTGGCCGCCGGCGTGCTGCTGGCGCTCTACGAGCGGGCCTGGCGGCGCGCGATCGGACTGCCGGCGGCGGCCGTCGCGGCCGCCGTGGTCGCCTACCTGCTGCCGCGGCTCGCCCCGTGGCCGGTGCTCGGCATCGTCGGGGTCACGGCCGAGTTCACCCTCCGGCTGGTCGCGGTGGGCGGTATCGCCGCTCACCTGGCGCAGACCGTCACCCCGACCCGGTTCACCGCCGCGCTGCGGTCGGCGCGGGTGCCCTCGGCGTTCACCGTGTCCGGTGCGGTGATGCTGCGGTTCGTGCCCACCATCCTGGCCGAGGCGAAGGCCGTGCGCGACGCCATGCGGCTGCGCGGGCTGGGCGGTCTGCCGGCGATGCTGCGACGGCCCGTCCGCAGCATCGAGTACTTCATCGTGCCGCTGATGGCATCGAGCCTGCGGTCGGCGGAGGACCTTTCGGCGTCCGCGCTGCTGCGCGGGCTGGGTTCGCAGCCGAGGCCGACGTCGATACACCCGCCGAAGTTCGGCCTCCCGGACGTGGTGGCCCTGCTCGGGGCGATGCTGCTCGCTGGCGCGACGGTGCTGACGGGGGGCTGGGGGTGATCCTGCTCAAGGACATCACGTGGGCGTACCAGGGCGGTGGCACCACCGTCCTCGATGGACTGAACCTGCACGTCCGGCAGGGCGAAACCGTAGTGCTGTGCGGGCCGAGCGGATCGGGCAAGAGCTCGGCGCTGCGGTTGATGAACGGTCTGATCCCGCACTTCCACGAGGGGACCCTCGAGGGGGAGGTCCGCGTGGCCGGGGAACCGATCACCGATCTCGCCCAGGTCGGACGGGTGACCGGGACGGTGCTGCAGCATCCGCGCCGCCAGTTCTTCACCGATGCCGTCGAGAGCGAGCTGGCCTTCGGCCTGGAGAACGTCGGCACGCCGCCACAGCGCATCCGCGACCGCGTCACCGAGGTCGTCGATGAGTTCGGGCTGCGCGAGCTCACCGGCCAGCTGCGCGAGCTGTCGGGCGGCCAGCAGCAGCGGGTGGCCTGCGCCGCAGCCGTCACGCACGGGCCGCCGCTGGTGCTGTTCGACGAGCCGACCTCGAACCTGTCGCCGCAGGCGATCCTGGAACTCACCGGGGTCCTGCGTCACCTCCAGGGCCTGGGCGCGACGATCGTCATCGCGGAGCACCGGCTGCACTACCTGCGTGAACTCGCCGACCGGATCGTGGTGATCCAGAACGGCCGGGTCGACAAGGAGTGGACCAGGGCCGAGTTCGGCGGGCTGACCGAGGAGGTGCTGCGCGCGGAGGGGCTGCGCGGCCTTGACGAACCCGAACGGCCCGCAGTGGCACCGGCGTTCGCCCACGGGCCGAGCATCGTGCCGGCCGAGACCTGGCCGCGGGCCACGGCGCTGGTGGGCGGGGCCAGGGGGAGGACGGCCGGCGTGAGCGCGGCCGGCCCGGCCGCGGCGAGCGCCGGAGTCGTGCTGCGCGGCCTCCGGTGCGCCTTCCGCGGCCGCCTCACCCTCGACATCGTGGAAGCCCATCTGCCCGCCGGCGCCATCACCGCCCTCACCGGCCCCAACGGCGTGGGCAAGAGCACCCTGGCCCGGATCCTGGCCGGCCTGCAGCGCCACTCCGGCCATGTGCTCCTGGAGGGCCGCCCGCTGTCCCGGTCGCAGCGGCAGCGCGAGACCGCGATCGTCATGCAGGACGTGCAGCGGCAACTGTTCACCGACAGCGTCGACGCGGAACTGCGCCTCGGCGCGAATCCGGACCACGCGGACCACGCCGCCACCGTGCTCGCCGATCTCGGTCTGAACGGACTCGGCGAACGGCACCCGCTGTCGCTCTCCGGCGGCCAGCAGCAGCGGCTGGTCGTCGCCACGGCCCGCCTGAGCGGCCGTCGGATCGTCATCTTCGACGAGCCCAGCTCCGGCGTCGACCGCCGCCACCTGCAGTCGATGACCCAGGCGATGCGCGACGTCGCCGCGGCCGGTGCGGTGGTCCTGCTCATCAGCCACGACGCCGACCTGCTCACCCTGGCCGCGGACCGCGAGCTGCGGCTGCGCCCGATCCGATGAGCGCCGGCTCCTGACCACGTCGGTCACTGAAAGTCGCCGACGCACTGGACCGCACTTGGAACGAGTTGCTCGCCCCGGACTGGCCGCAGCTGCGAGGTCTGCGAACGCGACATCGTGCACCGGGTAGGTGTGATCGGCGAGCGCGGCTGGAAAGAGGCGATCGAGGGCCTGCGAGGAGGGCTGCTCTGGCAGGGACAACGCCTGACGTTGCCGCTGCGCGCCACGCACGATGACGTGAGTCTCGCGGGGGAGGGGCTGCTGCTGGTGCCCTCGGTGCTGATCGGGCACGGCTTGGCGGCCTTCCACCAGGAGCCATGGCCGAAGGTGTACTTGCCGAAAACATCATCCGCCCTGGTCAGGCGGCATGTTGGTACTCGTGAAGGAGGCCGCCGAGCCGGTCGCGGCGTCGTATGTCGAGGCGGGTTATCTGCTGTGGATCGGTGATCGGTTGGGGGAGTGGGTGTAGCGGGCGGGCGTTCGCGATGCCCTGGTGTGGCCGGTGCGAGTTGTAGAACTGTTCGAACTCCTGCAGGATGTGGAGCAGATGCCGCTCATTCCAGATCAGGGTCTGGTCCAGCAGCTCGCGCCGGCAGGTCTGCACCCACCTCTCCATAATCGAGTTCATTCTCGGCATCCGGACGCCGCTGAGCACAACCTCGATGCCTGCATCGGCGAGGATCGCGTCGAACAGTTCGGGGAACTTCCCGTCCCGGTCCCGGATCATGTAGCGCGCTCGGAAGCCGGCGTCCTCGAGGTCCATGACGAGGTTCTTCGCCGCCTGCGCGACCCAGGACCCGGTCGGATGCGCGGTGGCGCCGAGGATCCGGATCCGGCGGTTCGCGTGCTCGATGACCGCGAACACGTACAGCCGTGCTCCGGACAGGGTGACCGTTTCGAAGAAGTCACAGCCGAGAAGTGCGTCCGCTTGGGAGCGCAGGAAGTCCGCCCAGGTGCTGGAGTTCCGTTCGGGTGCCGGTGGGATCCCGGCCTCCTTCAGGATCTCCC includes these proteins:
- a CDS encoding MmcQ/YjbR family DNA-binding protein, yielding MANSGDVRRISLSLPETAEKLSWGMPTFRVAGKIFAALGDDDASMGVKCPKEDRAELIASEPDKFFIREGHDDAFAWLRVRLAALDDEEELYAILVDSWRQAAPRKLLDAHPHLAG
- a CDS encoding integrase core domain-containing protein: MIMSLLYKVARKLLTLPSVLLRGDATKDAELLVLRHENAVLRRHLASPVRYEPADRFWFAALSGLIPRHCWRDVFPVTPGTLLGWHRRFIAAKWDYSARRRTGRPPTAAAIKNLVLRLARENPRWGHRRIQGELARLGNQIAASTVWEILHAAGVEPAPRRSGPTWREFLTAQAEGIIAADFFHIDTALGRRLYALAFLEHGSRRLHITGVTANPTRDWTVQQARNLAADLGLRTDSLRFLLRDRDGKYGEAFDAVFEAEELHVIKSAPRAPRMNAHCERVIGSIRREVLDHVLVMGEAHARQVLAAYQSHYNEHRPHQARSQLPPDAQERPAAMDIDTHRPLRIRILGGLINEYRFAA
- a CDS encoding ABC transporter ATP-binding protein produces the protein MGRLLRPYVGSFAAVVIFQVIGALAGLAPLLAVVELGRTLLKPGPIDHGHVWNVVTVGAVGLLVRLVFTAASSAIGHVLDGDVQLMFRRRLASKLGQVPIGWFSKRRTGELAKVVGEDVTAVHPFIAHTPGELVSAFVVPLASLIYLFTIDWLLTLITLIPVVMAMALVPLMMTPTRVREQQEFDESMGRISSSVVEFVQGISVVKAFGGSGRAHRKFITATDDFVATFNRWVHGISRIAAGMQLVLSPPFVLLVVLIGGSSLITSGDLDPVDLLPFLLLGLGLTAPVAALGHGFDEMQAAGRAAGRIKEVLDVQPLPEPAQPVRPQGHRVELRDVRFGYEEDREVLRGIDLVLEPGTVTAVVGPSGNGKSTLVQLLPRFFAPTHGSVLVGGVDLRELGSRELYRTVSFVFQDVRLLRASIADNIALVVPHAELDEVVRAARLAHIHERILELPRGYESVIGEDAGLSGGEAQRISLARALLADSPVLVLDEATAFADPHTEQAVRRALATLREDRTTLVIAHRLETIADADTVVMLADGQIVERGSPAELLRQNGKFAKFWQTQRSAVADEIEAHGAVLQGDEFR
- a CDS encoding ABC transporter ATP-binding protein, with translation MIRMLLSVLGREYAQPLRRTVTLMTTTAVAEGLSYALLVPVLRSLFGSTPDDVWPWLIAFGISIAVYAALRYISDLSGFHVGTSLLRGMYHRLGDHLARLPIGWYTPGRLGEVSGLASRGVLQAMSVIAHLLAPFISASVTPLTILLVILVFNWQMGLAAMVAIPIVAAIQVWTARATVAGDAERAELDDEATGRVIEYLQAQPVLRAGGRTAERFRLLDDSLQDVQRANRRSTLAALPGAVGLAVTVQVMFTGLLALGAYLALGGNIGVPEVLTILVLAARCADPLLSLTDISGKLRGARSVLAKLDTVLRTESLPQAAEPIRPVSHGVEFDSVAFRHGDRKVIDDVTLSVPEGQRLAIVGPSGAGKSTLLQLLARFYDVDAGAVRVGGVDVRSIDPEVLMAQISIVFQNVYLFDGTIEENVRLGRPDASDAEVRAAATTARLDEVIERLPSGWETNVGEGGAVLSGGERQRVSIARALLKNAPIVLLDEVTSALDPVNEAAIQEGIERLMAGRTVLMVAHRMRTVQRADRVVFVDGGRAVEEGGHDELLRRGGCYAEFWNIAMAPVAGE
- a CDS encoding thioesterase II family protein, with translation MSVDPVSQDRRVGAFRRLAPRPYARARVLLFPHGGGSASYYRSWASAPWDVEFLAVQYPGWEDRYSESMPSDLQELAAAASADLSAEWRSLPTVLFGHSMGAVTAYEAARWLEATGQRPAALIVSRHPAPELTRAGKVHLGSDGELVEELRRTEATHVDILDDASLVQAFLPVIRNDYRLDETYRSLPGPRLRTPVTVLYGDRDPEILPWEAEGWREATDDSCDVRTFEGGHFYLDEHRDPVVEFLTAHARRASEEAPVPWLSSP
- a CDS encoding MptD family putative ECF transporter S component produces the protein MTTETLNNHRIDFKMSPRDLINIGIFGAIYIVTIGIFNALEFIGPAMTLVSSWASIIAAGVPFMLFLTRVKHPGMVTVFAVIVNGFMLLIGSPPVTLVIGLVAAAVAEAVLYAGRYRSRKLSVIAYAVFSTWFAGLFFPMYYARQDFLTSPYMKGMGDDYVRQLDTLLSPTVLAAFDVSTLLFGLIGGALGLRLMNKHFRKAGLV